A genomic segment from Chitinophagaceae bacterium encodes:
- a CDS encoding TolC family protein gives MKLVNIRKQFLVLLLTVTGFTAVQAQVWSLQQCIDTAQVYNKALQMSRNNIAISQQRKMEAKANLIPKISANADYKYFTDLPTQLMPASIFGGPAGAFKETQFGVPHNINANLQLTMPLYNPQVFGAIQTAKIATELSDLQLQKTEEQIYFDISNLYYNGQLLLRQLAFIDSNIVNTSRLLKNMQLLKEQLMAKGADVSKVQLQKKQLETQKESVTSKYEQVINALKFAMGISLDQNMEIEQEILYEKSNEYSSTPTTEIRLANTQSKLLLSELNTLKKSKLPSVSLFGTYGKTGFGYDKQPNDFLKFYPIGFAGIQISYPLFNGTVTQRKISQKKLEIRNSELQVQLVAEQNAMQTHNAKRQMAVAQKSIETNRSQIKLAQTIYEQTVLQQKQGTASLTDVLLADTALREAQQNYLSAVVDYLKADLELKKLTNQIKIGN, from the coding sequence ATGAAGTTAGTGAACATTCGCAAACAATTTTTGGTTCTACTGCTTACTGTAACAGGGTTTACCGCAGTACAGGCACAGGTATGGTCCTTGCAACAGTGCATTGATACTGCACAGGTTTACAACAAAGCTTTGCAAATGAGCAGAAACAATATTGCGATAAGCCAGCAAAGAAAAATGGAAGCAAAAGCTAACCTGATTCCTAAAATATCAGCCAATGCAGATTATAAATATTTTACCGATTTGCCAACACAGTTAATGCCTGCATCTATTTTTGGCGGTCCTGCAGGCGCTTTTAAAGAAACACAATTTGGTGTGCCGCATAACATCAATGCCAATTTGCAGTTAACAATGCCATTGTATAATCCGCAGGTGTTTGGGGCTATACAAACAGCTAAAATTGCAACAGAGCTAAGCGATTTGCAATTGCAAAAAACAGAAGAACAAATTTATTTTGATATTTCAAATCTCTATTACAACGGACAACTTTTACTCAGGCAATTAGCATTTATTGACAGTAATATAGTGAACACATCCAGACTATTAAAAAATATGCAATTGCTAAAAGAACAACTGATGGCAAAGGGTGCAGATGTGAGCAAGGTTCAATTGCAAAAAAAACAGCTTGAAACACAAAAAGAATCAGTGACCAGCAAATATGAGCAGGTAATAAATGCATTGAAATTTGCAATGGGAATCTCCCTTGACCAAAACATGGAAATTGAGCAGGAAATTCTCTACGAAAAGAGTAATGAATATTCAAGTACTCCGACAACAGAAATTCGCCTGGCAAATACACAATCCAAATTGTTGCTGAGTGAGTTAAATACATTGAAAAAGAGTAAGCTTCCTTCGGTCTCACTTTTTGGAACGTATGGCAAAACCGGTTTTGGCTACGACAAACAGCCCAATGATTTTTTAAAATTCTACCCCATTGGTTTTGCAGGTATTCAAATAAGCTATCCATTATTTAATGGTACAGTAACCCAACGAAAAATAAGTCAGAAAAAATTGGAAATAAGAAATAGTGAATTGCAGGTACAATTGGTTGCCGAACAAAATGCTATGCAAACCCATAACGCAAAGCGGCAAATGGCAGTTGCACAAAAATCTATTGAAACAAACCGTTCTCAAATTAAGCTGGCCCAAACGATATATGAACAAACTGTACTTCAGCAAAAACAGGGAACGGCTTCTTTAACAGATGTTTTGCTGGCTGATACTGCTTTACGGGAAGCCCAGCAAAATTACCTGTCGGCAGTGGTAGATTATTTGAAGGCTGATTTGGAACTCAAAAAACTAACGAATCAAATAAAAATTGGAAATTAA
- a CDS encoding efflux RND transporter periplasmic adaptor subunit produces MKKKSITWKRILYILIPLLLVATIAIRLKTNKNATQQKVYQYNKEQAINVQAQTIKLESIDAVYFYTGTFEPNKETKLSAEVQGKINAIYVDAGSNVKKGQALIKLDDALLNQQLNTVNVQIQNITSEVDIQLQANQIQINGLEDDVRRYKILVAADAIQGIQLEKAELQLQTAKNQRSTIMQKSSLKNAQALRASIIAQLNKTTVYAPFNGVVTAKLSEVGAFASPGIPLLQVTDISQLRFTVTVPENDLKLFDYKNSYEIIADAAPEIKLQGKTSLIGSKANAGNSFPVQFTVNNVSNLAIKSGMFGKLNLRNDTPEQGIVIPAAVTVGSENQPQVYLVKNGNAVLQNITISKKFENKVAVSVGLKEGDVIVTNGFINLFDGANVTIKN; encoded by the coding sequence ATGAAAAAAAAGTCAATCACCTGGAAAAGGATTTTATATATTTTAATCCCTTTGTTGTTGGTAGCAACTATCGCTATTCGCCTTAAAACAAATAAGAATGCAACTCAACAAAAAGTGTATCAATATAATAAAGAGCAGGCCATTAATGTGCAGGCTCAAACAATAAAATTAGAAAGTATTGATGCCGTATATTTTTATACAGGCACATTTGAACCAAATAAAGAAACCAAACTCAGTGCTGAAGTACAGGGAAAAATAAATGCAATTTATGTGGATGCCGGCAGCAATGTAAAAAAAGGGCAGGCACTAATTAAATTGGATGATGCTTTGCTGAACCAGCAGTTGAACACGGTAAATGTACAGATACAAAATATCACTTCGGAAGTTGACATTCAATTACAGGCAAATCAAATACAAATAAATGGGTTGGAGGATGATGTAAGGCGTTATAAAATTCTTGTTGCGGCAGATGCCATCCAGGGAATTCAATTAGAAAAAGCGGAGTTGCAATTGCAAACTGCAAAAAATCAACGTAGTACTATTATGCAAAAATCATCGCTTAAAAATGCACAAGCCTTGCGGGCAAGCATTATAGCACAACTAAATAAAACCACTGTTTACGCACCTTTCAACGGTGTGGTAACTGCCAAGCTAAGTGAGGTTGGCGCTTTTGCATCGCCCGGCATTCCATTGCTGCAGGTTACAGATATAAGCCAGTTAAGATTTACGGTTACTGTTCCCGAAAACGATTTAAAATTATTTGATTACAAAAACAGTTACGAAATTATTGCAGATGCAGCTCCTGAAATTAAGCTACAGGGAAAAACTTCTTTGATAGGAAGCAAAGCAAATGCCGGCAATTCATTTCCTGTTCAGTTTACCGTGAATAATGTTTCAAACCTGGCCATTAAATCGGGCATGTTTGGCAAATTGAATTTGAGAAATGATACACCTGAACAAGGCATAGTAATTCCTGCCGCTGTTACTGTTGGTTCAGAAAATCAACCGCAGGTTTATCTTGTAAAAAACGGTAATGCTGTTTTGCAAAATATTACTATATCCAAAAAATTTGAAAACAAAGTGGCTGTTTCAGTGGGGTTAAAAGAAGGGGATGTGATTGTAACAAATGGATTTATTAATCTTTTTGATGGGGCCAATGTGACAATTAAAAATTAA
- a CDS encoding four helix bundle protein codes for MKSNNIIQEKSFAFAIRIVNLNKHLITEKKEFILSKQLLRSGTSIGANVEEAIGAVSDKDFLNKLGIAYKEARESIYWLKLLQATDYITKEEFESIHNDAEEICKILGKIQITMKTRNS; via the coding sequence ATGAAGTCAAATAATATTATACAGGAAAAATCATTTGCTTTTGCAATTAGAATTGTGAATTTAAATAAACACTTAATTACCGAAAAGAAAGAATTTATTTTATCTAAACAATTACTTCGGAGTGGAACTTCTATTGGAGCTAATGTGGAAGAAGCGATTGGTGCTGTTTCTGATAAAGACTTTTTAAATAAGTTAGGTATCGCATATAAAGAAGCAAGGGAAAGTATTTATTGGTTGAAGCTTTTGCAAGCAACGGATTACATTACAAAAGAGGAATTTGAAAGTATTCATAATGATGCTGAAGAAATTTGCAAAATACTTGGCAAAATTCAAATCACAATGAAAACCCGTAATTCTTAA
- a CDS encoding efflux RND transporter permease subunit — protein sequence MNITEISIKRPSLIIVLFSVLALLGIIGYKNLSYELMPDFNQPVVVIKTAYPGAEPGEVETSVSRKIEDALSNMEGIDYLVTKSLPNASIIIANLKYGTNLDKAMQDAQRYIDNIRKDLPADILSPVMSKVSPNDLPIMSISATSNLPVTVFYQKMKDEYLPQIQQLKGVAEITILGGEEREVQVKVNLDKLKLFKLSLSQVVDAVNRSGLDLPAGKVQTDKENSSVRLSGKFTTIEDIKNVQVAMPLPGSPVYLKDVATVTDGIKETTSISRYNGKNGIGLMLKKQGDANAVDVSKLVRNKFKTIEEQNRNASVKFIIADDSTDNTIAAVNSVVFDLILAVLLVSLVMLLFLRSFRNSLIVIVAIPTSLVTAFAVMWLLGYTLNLMTLLAMSLIIGILVDDAVVVLENIQKHLDKGKEKRVAAMDGRMEIGFAALSITLVDVVVFLPILFLQVFVADMLKQFSVVVVTSTLTSLLVGFTLTPWLASRIGIKEDLKPTNYFNRFLLWFEQQLDKFINWYGLQLEWVLSHKLIFTGIVVLLFAMTLGIMKQGIIGKELISTGDQGKFRMALEFDKSTSIQKNNLIAQQVETYILQQKEVATVFSNVGGPSTGIGSLGVGSTNKTEFTIQLKSKKELNNLATEEFMKTLREDLKLKYPAINYSMAALGLIPRSAPIEITLSGSNLDLVMKSGNELKSIVEKIPGADNVRLSVETGSTEYKIIPDKDKMQRLGLTTAYVGTNLRTAFTGNDDATLTENGTEYPVRIWLDEFERKNYDDVKRLSIVNPMGLPIEVSQFANVERDNSPSLLERKDRQPAITLTADALGRPSGTVADEVVAYLKKNPLTDGINMTWGSDIKRQNDSFGALGSVLMISFLLIYLIMVALYDNFVYPFVALFSILVATIGAFLALNLALSNLSLFALLGLIMLMGLVVKNAILIVDFTNQLKAQGMYYKAALIKAGKERMRPILMTTLAMVFGMLPIALAKGTASEWKNGLAWVIIGGLLSSLILTVYLVPMMYYVVDRLKEKFGKNTARRKTPQIITNETIS from the coding sequence ATGAATATTACAGAAATATCAATCAAGCGTCCATCGTTGATAATCGTTCTTTTCAGTGTGCTTGCTTTATTGGGTATTATCGGGTATAAAAATCTCAGTTATGAACTGATGCCCGATTTTAATCAACCGGTTGTAGTTATTAAAACAGCATACCCCGGGGCCGAACCCGGTGAAGTGGAAACTTCCGTGTCAAGAAAAATTGAAGACGCTTTATCCAATATGGAAGGCATAGATTATTTGGTTACAAAATCTTTGCCCAACGCCTCTATCATCATTGCTAACCTTAAATATGGTACGAACCTGGATAAAGCGATGCAGGATGCCCAGCGTTACATCGATAATATCCGCAAAGATTTACCGGCTGATATTTTAAGCCCGGTAATGAGTAAGGTATCGCCGAATGATTTACCGATAATGTCTATCAGTGCCACCAGCAATTTGCCGGTTACCGTTTTCTACCAAAAAATGAAAGATGAATATCTTCCGCAAATACAACAGTTGAAAGGTGTGGCAGAGATTACTATTTTAGGTGGTGAAGAAAGAGAAGTACAGGTAAAAGTAAACCTGGATAAATTGAAACTTTTTAAACTATCCCTTTCGCAGGTGGTAGATGCTGTTAATCGCTCAGGGCTTGATTTACCAGCCGGTAAAGTGCAAACTGACAAAGAAAACAGTTCGGTGAGACTATCAGGAAAATTCACAACGATAGAAGATATAAAAAATGTGCAGGTGGCAATGCCGCTTCCCGGCAGCCCTGTTTATTTAAAAGATGTAGCTACTGTAACCGATGGAATAAAAGAAACAACTTCCATCAGCCGGTACAATGGGAAAAATGGCATTGGGCTCATGTTGAAAAAACAGGGAGATGCCAATGCTGTTGATGTTTCAAAATTAGTTCGCAATAAATTCAAAACAATTGAAGAGCAAAATAGGAATGCAAGTGTAAAGTTTATCATTGCAGACGACAGTACTGATAATACTATTGCAGCTGTTAATTCAGTAGTGTTCGATTTAATTTTAGCAGTGCTATTGGTTTCATTGGTAATGCTTTTATTCCTTCGGAGTTTTAGAAACTCATTAATTGTAATCGTTGCCATTCCAACATCTTTAGTTACGGCTTTTGCTGTGATGTGGTTGCTGGGTTACACACTCAACCTGATGACTTTGCTTGCCATGTCATTAATCATCGGTATCCTGGTAGATGATGCCGTTGTGGTCTTGGAAAATATTCAAAAGCATTTGGATAAAGGAAAAGAAAAACGGGTTGCTGCAATGGATGGCCGAATGGAAATAGGGTTTGCCGCTTTGTCTATCACTTTGGTTGATGTAGTGGTCTTTTTACCAATCCTGTTCTTACAGGTTTTTGTAGCTGATATGCTTAAACAATTTTCAGTAGTGGTGGTAACTTCTACACTTACCAGTTTGCTGGTTGGCTTTACACTTACTCCCTGGTTAGCTTCACGAATTGGTATTAAAGAAGATTTAAAACCAACTAATTATTTCAATCGTTTCCTGCTTTGGTTTGAACAGCAGTTAGATAAATTTATCAACTGGTATGGCTTACAATTAGAATGGGTTTTAAGCCACAAGCTGATATTTACAGGAATAGTAGTACTGCTTTTTGCAATGACGCTAGGCATAATGAAGCAGGGAATCATTGGGAAAGAACTAATTTCTACCGGCGACCAGGGGAAATTCAGGATGGCTTTAGAATTTGATAAGTCAACATCAATTCAAAAAAATAATTTGATTGCCCAGCAGGTAGAAACCTATATTCTACAACAAAAAGAAGTGGCAACCGTATTCAGTAATGTAGGCGGGCCAAGTACCGGTATTGGAAGTCTGGGTGTAGGCTCGACAAACAAAACTGAATTTACCATTCAATTAAAATCAAAAAAAGAACTCAATAATTTAGCTACTGAAGAGTTTATGAAAACACTTCGGGAAGATTTAAAATTAAAATACCCGGCAATAAATTATTCGATGGCGGCCTTGGGATTAATTCCACGTTCTGCTCCCATCGAAATTACTTTGAGTGGCAGTAATCTGGATTTGGTAATGAAATCGGGGAATGAATTAAAATCTATTGTAGAAAAAATACCCGGCGCTGATAATGTCCGGCTATCAGTAGAAACCGGAAGCACTGAGTACAAAATAATTCCTGACAAAGATAAAATGCAGCGATTGGGATTAACAACTGCTTATGTGGGAACAAATTTAAGAACCGCTTTTACTGGCAACGATGATGCAACGCTTACCGAAAACGGAACAGAATATCCTGTAAGGATTTGGTTAGATGAATTTGAGCGAAAAAATTATGATGATGTAAAACGTTTATCTATTGTTAATCCAATGGGTTTGCCCATAGAGGTTTCGCAGTTTGCAAATGTAGAGAGAGATAATTCGCCTTCACTGTTAGAAAGAAAAGACCGCCAGCCTGCTATAACACTTACGGCAGATGCTTTGGGCCGTCCATCAGGAACCGTAGCAGATGAAGTGGTGGCTTATCTTAAAAAAAATCCTTTGACAGATGGAATAAATATGACCTGGGGAAGTGATATAAAACGACAGAACGATAGTTTTGGCGCATTGGGTTCTGTTTTAATGATTTCTTTTTTGCTGATTTATTTAATTATGGTGGCATTGTACGACAATTTTGTGTATCCTTTTGTTGCATTGTTTTCCATTTTGGTGGCAACCATTGGTGCTTTTCTTGCATTGAATTTAGCATTAAGCAATTTAAGTTTATTTGCCCTGCTTGGTTTGATAATGCTGATGGGGTTGGTGGTAAAGAATGCCATTTTAATTGTTGATTTTACTAATCAGTTAAAAGCACAGGGGATGTACTATAAAGCTGCATTGATTAAAGCCGGTAAGGAACGTATGCGGCCAATATTGATGACCACATTGGCAATGGTATTCGGTATGTTGCCTATTGCTCTGGCAAAAGGAACAGCCAGTGAATGGAAAAACGGGTTAGCCTGGGTTATCATTGGCGGGCTGCTGTCATCACTGATACTCACTGTTTACTTAGTGCCGATGATGTATTATGTGGTGGATAGATTGAAAGAGAAATTTGGAAAAAATACTGCACGAAGAAAAACGCCTCAAATTATTACTAATGAAACTATCAGCTAA
- a CDS encoding DUF3365 domain-containing protein → MKCTIFYISILVIALFTACNNSNKNNDSIKSDYTKMGNSIVKKTFDTLRNSLQSAISQSGFEGAVPYCQTAAYTLTNIYASDSITIRRTALKYRNPANKPDTAEERIVKIFASLKEQGIINDSIKPITEESKNGEVHFYKPIMLQQMCASCHGSKSKDIQPSVWKAINTLYPLDMAYDFKTGDLRGMWHITFLKSIKN, encoded by the coding sequence ATGAAGTGTACTATTTTTTATATCAGCATTCTGGTAATTGCATTATTTACTGCCTGTAACAACAGCAATAAAAATAATGATAGCATAAAATCAGATTATACAAAAATGGGAAATAGTATAGTAAAGAAAACCTTTGATACCTTGCGAAATTCCCTGCAATCCGCAATCAGTCAGTCCGGTTTTGAAGGCGCTGTACCTTACTGTCAAACAGCGGCATATACACTCACCAATATCTATGCTTCCGATTCCATAACAATAAGAAGAACGGCCTTGAAGTACAGAAATCCAGCGAATAAACCCGATACAGCAGAAGAGCGAATAGTAAAAATATTTGCTTCACTAAAAGAACAGGGAATAATAAATGATTCTATAAAACCAATAACAGAGGAAAGTAAAAATGGCGAAGTTCATTTTTACAAACCAATCATGTTGCAGCAAATGTGTGCTTCATGTCATGGTAGTAAAAGCAAAGATATACAACCATCCGTGTGGAAAGCCATCAATACGCTTTATCCTTTGGATATGGCATACGATTTTAAGACAGGCGATTTAAGGGGAATGTGGCATATCACTTTTTTGAAATCAATTAAAAATTAG
- a CDS encoding DNA starvation/stationary phase protection protein, with the protein MKNLNAIGLDDAKAAQLAEKLNTLLANYSLFYQNTRGYHWNIKGDKFFELHLKFEELYNDLLLKVDEVAERILTLGHSPNHNYSDYKKTSKIAESTKVSDGITAVKEILNSFQTVILLQRELLSLSDEAGDEGTNALMSDYIRMQEKLVWMYSAFLNKQ; encoded by the coding sequence ATGAAAAATTTAAATGCAATTGGACTTGATGACGCCAAAGCAGCACAATTAGCCGAAAAATTGAATACATTACTGGCTAACTATTCTCTTTTTTATCAAAACACAAGAGGCTACCACTGGAATATTAAAGGAGACAAGTTTTTTGAACTCCATTTAAAATTTGAAGAACTGTATAACGATTTATTGTTGAAAGTTGATGAGGTCGCCGAAAGAATTTTAACCCTAGGTCATTCGCCCAATCACAATTATTCTGATTATAAAAAAACTTCAAAAATTGCTGAGAGCACCAAGGTATCGGATGGCATTACAGCGGTTAAGGAAATTTTAAACTCTTTTCAAACTGTAATTCTATTGCAACGGGAATTACTTTCTTTATCAGACGAAGCCGGTGATGAAGGAACCAACGCTTTAATGAGTGACTATATCAGGATGCAGGAAAAATTAGTTTGGATGTATTCTGCATTTCTTAACAAACAATAA
- a CDS encoding TetR/AcrR family transcriptional regulator translates to MEIKVRQLEIIEAAGEILTESGLAGLTTKNLAAKMGFAESALYRHFKGKEEIIVTMLQYLAADMDKRLTACVEKLDDPVEKLKAVFNNQFAYFEKHPHFLVAVFSEGLLEESKKINAAIMQIMATKRKHLLPVIKQGQLEGVFETSAPAEDLLHIIMGSFRLHMLQWRMTDFSFDVKKKGNRLMDSILTLIKI, encoded by the coding sequence ATGGAAATTAAAGTACGTCAATTAGAAATTATTGAAGCTGCAGGTGAAATTCTCACGGAATCAGGTCTTGCAGGACTTACAACAAAAAACCTTGCTGCAAAAATGGGCTTTGCGGAGAGTGCCCTGTACCGCCATTTTAAAGGAAAAGAAGAAATCATCGTTACCATGCTTCAATACCTTGCTGCCGATATGGATAAACGGCTTACTGCCTGTGTTGAAAAATTAGATGACCCTGTGGAAAAACTGAAAGCAGTATTCAATAACCAGTTTGCTTATTTTGAAAAACATCCTCATTTTTTGGTTGCGGTATTTTCAGAAGGCTTGCTGGAAGAAAGTAAAAAAATAAATGCTGCTATTATGCAGATAATGGCAACGAAAAGAAAGCATCTTCTGCCGGTTATTAAGCAGGGACAGTTAGAGGGAGTGTTTGAAACATCAGCTCCCGCCGAGGATTTATTACACATCATTATGGGTAGTTTCCGGCTCCACATGTTACAATGGAGAATGACTGATTTTTCATTTGATGTTAAGAAAAAAGGAAATAGACTGATGGATAGTATTTTGACTTTAATTAAAATATGA
- a CDS encoding LytTR family transcriptional regulator — translation MNRILPIQFSKTDKRIAFVLTLLVLAFIVLTLMQDFLRSELKNSSFYFSESFMFSSFWWLFAPLLFSQYLAVRWKITKQLYFHITIILLPIFVHLIAFPFSVWTISKIFYYHTFAFQQTFRYALSEHLYLLAIIYSIPVLIFQFFYKKAILAVPGSEVQNESSTNHFISTILVTDGNKKQNITVSEILYFSANPPYINIHLEGKKHLYNATLRSISITLNPEKFVRVHKSTIVNIEMVSSYTTRLNGDYDLTMKNNVQLRVSRNFATDFKNLFNKTHRLTTK, via the coding sequence ATGAACAGAATTTTGCCAATACAATTTAGTAAAACAGACAAGAGAATTGCTTTTGTCTTGACACTGCTTGTATTAGCTTTTATCGTACTTACATTGATGCAAGACTTTTTACGGTCAGAATTGAAAAATTCGTCATTCTATTTTTCCGAATCATTTATGTTCAGTTCATTTTGGTGGCTTTTTGCACCTTTATTATTTTCACAATATCTTGCTGTCAGATGGAAAATAACTAAGCAATTATATTTTCATATAACAATAATTCTTTTACCCATTTTTGTTCATTTGATTGCATTTCCGTTTTCAGTTTGGACAATATCCAAGATATTTTATTATCACACTTTTGCATTTCAACAAACATTCAGATATGCTTTATCAGAACATTTATACCTGTTAGCCATAATATACTCCATTCCGGTATTGATTTTTCAGTTTTTTTACAAAAAAGCGATATTGGCAGTTCCCGGTTCTGAAGTACAAAACGAGAGTTCGACAAACCACTTTATTAGCACTATCTTAGTAACTGATGGCAATAAAAAACAGAATATCACCGTATCAGAGATATTGTATTTTTCAGCAAACCCACCTTATATCAATATTCACCTTGAAGGCAAAAAACACCTGTATAATGCGACATTGAGGTCTATTTCAATTACATTAAACCCCGAAAAATTTGTAAGGGTACATAAATCCACCATTGTCAATATTGAAATGGTTAGTTCCTACACCACAAGGCTTAATGGGGATTATGATTTAACAATGAAAAATAATGTACAACTTCGGGTTAGCAGAAATTTTGCAACGGATTTTAAAAATCTGTTTAATAAAACTCATCGCTTGACAACAAAATAA
- a CDS encoding intradiol ring-cleavage dioxygenase yields the protein MGTRTFFLFLATSILLSCKGQRVGGNFENSEFTFNGITKAISAVDTSSGWTQNGQKILLTGIAYHQDGITPAPNVLIYYYQTNIEGRYVHKPMEKRSMPPNEKGQTHGYIRGWVKTDSSGRYFIYTVRPGKYPTRDFPAHIHMTIKEPNEINEYYIDDVVFDDDKLLTTAYRKKMENRTGSGVVTMVKQKDSLLVGERNIILGLNIPNYPIKNTIGINSGKNIGEDVFSFTPFHAWGPDKGSKACPICKYGWYHGILYFVGNNPNWKDIKEWLTFLESESKKREKYLKVYFVYGNESNYSKVNREKELENLGIELKLEKTALTFVPSFSDTDSDIRDSKINQQVDNTIILFKRSKIIGKFVNLKPTQDNFKLLSNRLDETINEYFYLH from the coding sequence ATGGGAACAAGAACATTTTTTCTTTTTTTAGCAACTTCCATATTACTAAGCTGTAAAGGACAAAGGGTTGGCGGAAATTTTGAAAATAGTGAGTTTACTTTTAATGGTATTACAAAGGCAATTAGTGCTGTTGATACAAGTTCCGGTTGGACTCAGAACGGGCAAAAAATTCTACTTACGGGAATAGCATATCATCAAGATGGGATAACACCAGCACCAAATGTTCTTATATACTACTATCAGACAAACATAGAAGGAAGGTATGTACATAAACCCATGGAAAAACGGAGTATGCCGCCAAATGAAAAAGGGCAAACTCACGGATATATTCGTGGGTGGGTAAAAACTGATTCATCAGGGAGATATTTTATATACACTGTAAGGCCAGGTAAATATCCTACAAGGGATTTCCCAGCTCACATACATATGACCATTAAAGAACCTAACGAAATTAATGAGTACTATATTGACGATGTTGTATTTGATGATGATAAATTGCTGACAACAGCCTATAGAAAAAAAATGGAAAACCGTACAGGAAGTGGAGTTGTAACGATGGTTAAACAAAAAGATTCTCTGTTAGTTGGGGAAAGAAACATCATTCTTGGGTTAAACATTCCTAACTATCCTATAAAAAACACAATTGGAATCAATTCGGGAAAAAATATAGGTGAAGATGTATTTTCTTTTACGCCATTCCATGCATGGGGGCCTGATAAAGGAAGTAAGGCCTGCCCTATTTGTAAGTATGGGTGGTATCATGGTATTCTATACTTTGTTGGTAACAATCCCAATTGGAAGGATATAAAAGAATGGCTTACATTTTTGGAATCTGAAAGCAAAAAGCGGGAAAAATACCTGAAAGTTTATTTTGTTTACGGTAATGAATCAAACTATAGCAAGGTTAATAGGGAAAAAGAATTAGAAAATTTGGGAATAGAATTAAAACTTGAAAAAACAGCACTAACTTTTGTCCCTTCTTTTTCTGATACAGATTCTGACATTAGAGATAGTAAAATAAATCAACAAGTTGATAACACAATCATACTATTTAAAAGAAGTAAGATTATTGGAAAGTTTGTAAACTTAAAACCAACACAAGACAACTTTAAACTTTTATCAAACAGGCTTGATGAAACCATAAATGAATACTTTTACTTACATTAA